A single Drechmeria coniospora strain ARSEF 6962 chromosome 03, whole genome shotgun sequence DNA region contains:
- a CDS encoding 40S ribosomal protein S5 codes for MSDGGDIEVENTVLSDVLPRDVTKEIGNIKLFNKWDYDVEVRDISLTDYISLRNPVYVTHSAGRYAVKRFRKANCPIIERLTNSLMMHGRNNGKKLMAVRIVAHAFEIIHLMTDQNPIQVAVDAIVNCGPREDSTRIGSAGTVRRQAVDVSPLRRVNQAIALLTTGAREAAFRNIKSIAECLAEELINAAKGSSNSYAIKKKDELERVAKSNR; via the exons ATGTCTGACGGCGGCGATATCGAGGTCGAGAACACTGTTCTCTCCGACGTCCTCCCCCGGGACGTCACCAAGGAGATTGGCAACATCAAGCTGTTCAACAAGTGGGACTACGATGTCGAGGTCCGCGACATCTCCCTGAC TGATTACATTTCCCTGCGAAACCCCGTCTACGTCACCCACTCGGCCGGCCGATATGCCGTCAAGCGGTTCCGAAAGGCCAACTGCCCCATCATCGAGCGATTGACCAACTCGCTCATGATGCACGGCCGCAACAACGGCAAGAAGCTGATGGCGGTGCGCATCGTCGCGCACGCCTTCGAGATC ATCCACCTCATGACGGACCAGAACCCCATccaggtcgccgtcgacgccatcgtcaacTGCGGTCCCCGCGAAGACTCTACCCGAATCGGCTCCGCTGGTACCGTCCGACGAcaagccgtcgacgtgtcGCCCCTGCGCCGGGTCAACCAGGCCATCGCCCTGCTGACCACGGGTGCCCGCGAGGCGGCTTTCCGCAACATCAAGTCGATTGCCGAGTgcctggccgaggagctgatCAACGCGGCAAAGGGCAGCAGCAACTCGTACGCCATCAAGAAGAAGGACGAGCTGGAGCGCGTGGCCAAGAGCAACCGATAA
- a CDS encoding 40s ribosomal protein s25 produces the protein MPALGRKLRQGQTQVGVGFAGKNSRSSTLRRQRLAHQNKMAPAAGAKKQKKKWSKGKVKDKAQHAVILDKATSEKLYKDVLSYRLVTVAVLVDRMKINGSLARKCIIDLEEKGMIKPVVTHSKMKIYSMPAHPERGGPLGARS, from the exons ATGCCTGCCCTGGGTCGGAAACTCCGCCAGGGTCAGACTCAAGTGGGTGTTGGCTTCGCCGGCAAAAATTCCCGTTCCTCCACACTCCGTCGTCAACGTCTAGCACATCAGAACAAAATG GCGCCCGCTGCTGGAGCTAAGAAGCAAAAGAAGAAGTGGTCCAAGGGCAAGGTCAAGGACAAGGCCCAGCacgccgtcatcctcgacaaggcCACGTCCGAGAAGCTCTACAAGGATGTCCTGTCCTACCgactcgtcaccgtcgccgtcctcgtcgacagaATGAAGATCAACGGCTCCCTGGCACGGAAGTGCATCATCGACCTTGAGGAGAAGGGCATGATCAAGCCCGTCGTCACGCACAGCAAGATGAAGATTTACAGTATGCCCGCGCACCCCGAACGAGGAGGACCATTGGGTGCAAGAAGCTAA
- a CDS encoding putative dock180 protein — MPWQPLPRIAFAVATFPFAAEGPADLPLEIGDELYIIEETPDGGWLRGYLVAPPSLLAGLTSVKGQTLEARVFSGIFPRSCVEVREMLGESDERDGQQVVDDEHRGRNGTQTESEADEPPSSTAAARPSSDAAKSSLVDPTVPTARKLSAASFTVRRRPLSELPNGTLGHVSAPAERDVDAPRPAAPVPMLKIGDETPTSASEPLIDEIASCLREWHSTNLHELLLSRRYAELDKLSQLITSLNLHRQKFLHNVLTANEYHRLRERTVWDLVKVNKLCGGEVIVRDPAARGRVLTADDSVVEVTSLQSHMSLLEEPPQPVAELSSLYHLLLEVKGFAASSAEEMSLSIHLVSKPPHGNMSNLFESFSVDVPSGGTMGNLTQSEPARTLFAELSAQDIGDAPSADSDLYLVVKVLATQKIPSLAPQSHSGTATDHVDSSRGHPRSAPTTANKASRRSLMWSGKNGRTALSRASGVPKLNGLPERADDSSRDGATPSNAGHPPPGTSDSRAAAAADGPLTTMRIVGVGVLKLNSIAKQTDEVEQVISIWSPTPRLTADEEDGEEWDPLIREVLGKSTGCFEKSRRGERLQLSLRMFNHPNADALINATPTLLSAVSKTSRIGFSGAPTQPRSDIYLTVNTAALARQNLLSRFGGSATSMPPGLQGQNLQVTLEVRGPDGQRFDNCIYAASNREPVSVFRSAAVERGEAWNQTLRLSLSPTDVPTAHVVLFLSDMPNPPFAVAHLPLWDQEAFTRDGRHGLLLYKLDENTSTAHAGPSGRGGYLSLPWAPRGRDQHSADVTGPLAVLLVDSFLCSTRFSQDRVILGILHWKNMSHESLTSVLRRLIFVPEIEVVKLLSDVLDGLFGMLVEHSENDEFEDLVLTALVKVLGIVHDRRFNLGPLVDHYAEGKFNYPFAAASLVRAFTRLLQDPTEPETARKLRTTFKVVRHILKFIKHARGQMKAKEAVIGIKSSPQGFTRQLRTIFKALDAMMCNPAPVLVGSQTLAVQHFHTWLPELTGLLTTEEIVHIAIDFMDSCTNVKGKLILYKLILIINYSKLDLFAHPDQNAALCANTVRWISPHWGHVEQVDDQWRDQVRLCCSIIASQVPHLGPEIPDHVPSIIDSYMAILSSPQKRRARLSLLFPTSYPFPSSSVKERHSLDEALVELSAILSAISSTPAGLQLELADGNLAILLEKLLELHMSILTGAAFPSGWLSVYIYHHKSTMRTLQYLAGIMLESFLPDPDDAESFNTELWKVFFNTLLKLVGSPSLALETFPEQKRRAVWKIAGDVREDGAELLRRTWEAIGWETAPDELARYGLPKLGGYQVQYVPALVGPIAELCLSVHEGLRKMAVEVLQTMIVSEWTLSEDLTVIQTEMIECLDQFFKTKPLTESILQKLFIGELLQRFTLLSEIPDDPLYAAIRELVATLDEFLDLLVAVHGGDGGNEASNIINRLRLMEFLRDMQKEEIFVRYVHHLASFQAESGNQAEAGLALRLHADLYEWDPTQQTPALVEPEFPAQTMFERKEKIYFDMVKHFEEAESWSNALTAYKELQVQYETNVFDFAKLARTERAIATIYETISKSDKLVPRYFKVVYKGLGFPSGMRDKEFIYEGSLVERASAFTDRMQEQYPSAQIVTNGDVEEVEGQFLIISAVTPHRDLTHQTFQRTRVPPGVRDFLLSSHPQSFTFTTMRNTSGSDVEEHHAEKVVLTTAEPFPTLLRRSEIVDSYKVRLSAHETALERIIRKTQEMTALERRLADGDESNAQQLLDAVSASVSLSSKNSVAHYRKLLPSFEGRDDENYEAEAELGPMDVAIKMALVDHALTIKRCLALFSRRASDIASQKHVELTGHFERRYETEIAMFAPSTPAPPASSTPSTAFRRSLSSLGHSPQWPNIASPLIGIKAEEASIGQRVSLRQRGTRLSFLAGRRQEPEQTPEPVGVNSGTDMASAIRRSLSKGARRRQSLFMSKSMDGDFGRNEDAGMGRRNSSASKQSLDRGSTKDDKSLDSEGPGLVKRGGSVRKRLSMLKLGKKTSKVSGVMRSVDEE; from the exons ATGCCCTGGCAGCCTCTCCCCCGAATCGcattcgccgtcgccaccttcCCCTTCGCCGCCGAAGGCCCGGCCGACCTCCCGCTCGAGATTGGCGATGAGCTCTACATCATCGAGGAgacgcccgacggcggctggctGCGCGGCTACCTCGTTGCCCCCCCTAGCCTGCTCGCCGGCTTGACCTCCGTCAAGGGCCAAACCCTCGAGGCACGCGTCTTCAGCGGCATCTTCCCTCGCAGCTGCGTCGAGGTACGAGAGATGCTGGGCGAATCGGACGAACGGGACGGCCAacaggtcgtcgacgacgagcatcgcGGCCGAAACGGAACCCAGACCGAGTCGGAGGCGGATGAGCCCCCATCGTCCACGGCCGCCGCAAGGCCCTCGAGCGACGCGGCCAAGAGCAGCCTTGTCGacccgacggtgccgacggcgcgaaAGCTGAGCGCCGCAAGCTTCACCGTGCGGAGAAGGCCGTTGAGCGAGCTTCCCAACGGCACCCTCGGCCACGTGTCCGCCCCCGCCGAGAGGGACGTCGACGCTCCGCGGCCCGCCGCGCCGGTCCCGATGCTCAAGATCGGAGACGAGACGCCGACTTCGGCCTCGGAGCCCTTGATCGACGAGATTGCCTCCTGCCTGCGGGAGTGGCACTCGACGAACCTCCACGAGCTGCTTCTGTCGCGCCGatacgccgagctcgacaagCTCTCGCAGCTCATCACGAGCCTCAACCTTCACCGCCAAAAGTTTCTCCACAATGTCCTCACGGCAAACGAGTACCATCGGCTGCGGGAGCGAACCGTCTGGGACCTGGTCAAGGTGAACAAGctctgcggcggcgaggtcatCGTGCGGGACCCGGCCGCCCGCGGTCGCGTTCTGACGGCCGATgattccgtcgtcgaggtcacGAGCTTGCAGTCCCACATGAGCCTTCTGGAGGAGCCTCCCCAGCCCGTGGCCGAACTCTCCAGTCTATACCACCTTCTGCTCGAGGTCAAGGGATTtgccgcttcctcggccgaggaaaTGTCCTTGTCCATTCATCTCGTCTCCAAACCTCCCCACGGAAACATGTCCAACCTGTTCGAGTCCTTCAGCGTCGACGTTCCCTCCGGCGGCACCATGGGAAATCTAACCCAGAgcgagccggcgaggacCCTCTTCGCCGAACTTTCCGCCCAAGACATCGGCGATGCTCCCTCTGCGGACTCCGACCTCTATCTCGTCGTCAAGGTCCTTGCGACGCAGAAGATTCCATCACTCGCCCCCCAGTCCCATTCcggcacggcgacggacCATGTCGACTCCTCGAGAGGCCACCCAAGATCAGCCCCCACGACGGCGAATAAGGCTTCCAGGAGAAGCTTGATGTGGAGCGGCAAGAACGGCCGGACGGCCCTCTCGAGAGCCAGCGGCGTGCCGAAACTGAACGGCCTTCCGGAGCGAGCAGATGATTCTTCTCGCGATGGTGCCACGCCGAGCAATGCcggccatcctcctcctggCACCTCCGACTCGAgagcggccgccgccgcggatgGCCCCCTGACAACCATGAGAATTGTCGGAGTGGGCGTCCTGAAGCTCAACTCCATCGCGAAGCAAACCGACGAGGTGGAGCAGGTCATCAGCATCTGGTCCCCGACCCCACGCCTCACCGCCGATGAGGAGGACGGGGAGGAGTGGGATCCGCTTATCCGCGAAGTCTTGGGCAAGTCGACCGGCTGCTTTGAGAAATCCCGGAGAGGCGAGCGGCTCCAGCTGAGCCTCCGCATGTTCAACCATCCaaacgccgacgccctgaTCAACGCCACCCCGACcctcctctcggccgtctccaAGACGAGCCGGATCGGCTTCTCCGGCGCCCCGACGCAGCCCAGGTCGGACATTTATCTGACAGTCAACACAGCCGCCTTGGCTCGCCAAAACCTGCTCTCGAGATTCGGCGGCAGCGCGACCAGCATGCCACCCGGTCTGCAGGGCCAGAATCTGCAAGTCACCCTCGAGGTTCGTggccccgacggccagcGATTCGACAACTGCATCTACGCCGCGTCCAACAGGGAGCCCGTCTCGGTCTTCAGGTCTGCCGCCGTGGAAAGGGGGGAGGCCTGGAACCAGACGCTTCGATTGTCCTTGTCGCCCACCGACGTGCCCACCGCTCATGTCGTGCTCTTTCTTTCCGACATGCCGAACCCGcccttcgccgtcgcgcaTCTGCCCCTGTGGGACCAGGAAGCCTTCACCCGCGATGGCCGGCACGGCCTCCTGCTCTACAAGCTGGACGAGAacacctcgacggcccacGCCGGTCCTTCCGGGAGAGGCGGTTACCTCTCGCTGCCCTGGGCGCCTCGTGGCAGGGATCAGCATTCCGCCGACGTCACCGGACCTTTGGCCGTCCTCCTTGTCGACTCTTTTCTCTGCAGCACAAGGTTCTCCCAAGACAGGGTGATACTGGGAATTCTCCACTGGAAGAACATGTCGCACGAAAGCCTGACCTCGGTGCTGAGACGGCTGATCTTCGTTCCCGAGATCGAGGTTGTCAAACTGCTGAGTGATGTTCTCGACGGTCTGTTCGGCATGCTTGTGGAGCATTCGGAAAACGACGAGTTCGAGGATTTGGTCCTCACGGCCCTGGTCAAGGTTCTCGGCATCGTGCACGACCGGAGATTCAACCTCGGGCCTCTGGTTGACCACTACGCCGAGGGCAAGTTCAACTacccctttgccgccgcAAGCCTGGTCCGCGCCTTCACCCGCCTCCTCCAGGACCCCACGGAGCCCGAGACGGCCCGCAAGCTGAGGACGACCTTCAAGGTCGTCCGCCACATCCTCAAGTTCATCAAGCATGCTCGAGGGCAGATGAAGGCAAAGGAGGCCGTCATCGGTATCAAGTCTTCCCCGCAGGGGTTCACGCGCCAGCTGCGGACCATCTTCAAGGCCTTGGACGCCATGATGTGCAACCCTGCCccggtcctcgtcggcagccagACGCTGGCCGTGCAGCACTTTCACACCTGGCTGCCGGAGCTCACCGGCCTCCTGACGACCGAGGAGATTGTTCACATTGCCATCGATTTCATGGATTCCTGCACCAATGTGAAGGGGAAGCTGATCCTCTACAAGCTCATCCTAATCATCAACTACTCGAAGCTCGACCTCTTTGCTCACCCGGATCAGAACGCGGCGCTCTGTGCCAACACCGTTCGATGGATATCTCCCCATTGGGGCCACGTCGAACAGGTTGATGATCAATGGCGAGACCAGGTCCGCCTGTGCTGCTCCATCATTGCAAGCCAGGTCCCTCACCTTGGTCCCGAGATTCCCGACCACGTGCCTAGCATCATCGACTCGTACATGGCAATCCTCTCGTCACCGCAAAAGCGCCGCGCTCGACTCTCTCTTCTGTTTCCCACCTCTTATCCGTTCCCGTCCAGTTCGGTCAAGGAGAGGCACTCCCTTGATGAGGCGTTGGTCGAGCTGTCGGCCATCCTGTCGGCCATTTCGAGCACTCCCGCCGGCCTGCaactcgagctcgccgacggcaacctCGCCATCCTTCTCGAGAAACTGCTCGAGCTGCACATGAGCATTCTCACTGGCGCCGCCTTCCCGTCGGGCTGGTTGAGCGTGTACATCTACCACCACAAGTCAACCATGCGTACGTTGCAGTATCTGGCCGGCATCATGCTGGAGTCCTTCCTTCCTGACCCCGATGACGCCGAAAGCTTCAATACGGAACTCTGGAAAGTCTTCTTCAACACTCTTCTCAAGCTGGTTGGGAGTCCGTCGCTTGCTCTCGAGACCTTTCCCGAACAAAAGCGAAGGGCCGTGTGGAAGATTGCGGGCGATGTGCGCGAGGACGGAGCCGAGCTTCTGCGCAGGACCTGGGAAGCAATCGGCTGGGAAACGGCACCCGATGAGCTCGCTCGGTACGGCTTGCCCAAGCTTGGCGGGTACCAGGTTCAGTACGTCCCGGCTCTTGTCGGCCCCATCGCCGAGCTATGTTTGAGTGTCCACGAAGGACTGCGGAAGATGGCGGTCGAGGTTTTGCAAACCATGATTGTCAGCGAGTGGACTCTGAGCGAGGACCTCACCGTCATCCAAACGGAGATGATCGAGTGCCTGGATCAGTTTTTCAAGACGAAACCCCTGACGGAGAGCATCCTCCAGAAGCTCTTCATCGGTGAATTGCTGCAGCGTTTCACCCTTCTGTCCGAGATACCCGACGATCCGCTCTACGCGGCCATCCGTGAGCTGGTCGCCACTCTGGACGAGTTCCTCGATCTGCTCGTTGCTgtccacggcggcgatggcggcaacGAGGCCTCCAACATCATCAACCGGCTCCGGCTGATGGAATTCCTGCGAGACATGCAGAAGGAAGAGATATTCGTGCGCTACGTTCACCACCTGGCGAGCTTCCAGGCCGAGAGTGGGAATCAAGCAGAGGCAGGCCTCGCACTGCGCCTGCATGCCGACCTCTACGAGTGGGATCCCACTCAACAGACGCCAGCCTTGGTGGAGCCGGAATTTCCGGCCCAGACAATGTTTGAGCGCAAGGAAAAGATTTACTTTGACATGGTCAAGCACTTCGAGGAAGCTGAATCTTGGAGCAACGCGTTGACGGCGTACAAGGAGCTCCAGGTGCAATACGAGACGAACGTGTTTGACTTTGCCAAGCTGGCAAGGACAGAGCGCGCAATTGCGACCATCTACGAGACCATATCGAAGAGCGACAAGCTTGTGCCGAGATACTTCAAGGTGGTCTACAAGGGCCTGGGGTTCCCCTCGGGCATGCGTGACAAGGAGTTTATCTACGAGGGATcgctcgtcgagcgagcgTCCGCTTTCACCGATCGCATGCAGGAGCAGTACCCATCCGCTCAGATCGTCACGAATGGTGACGTGGAAGAAGTCGAGGGACAGTTTCTcatcatctcggccgtcacACCTCACCGTGACCTGACTCACCAGACTTTCCAACGGACTCGGGTCCCCCCGGGCGTCCGCGATTTCCTGCTCTCTTCTCATCCTCAGAGCTTCACCTTCACGACGATGCGCAACACCTCGGGATCCGATGTGGAGGAACACCATGCGGAAAAGGTCGTGCTAACCACTGCCGAACCGTTCCCCACCCTTCTCCGTCGAAGTGAGATCGTCGACAGCTACAAAGTGCGACTGTCGGCGCATGAAACGGCGCTGGAACGAATCATCCGCAAGACGCAGGAGATGACGGCACTGGAGCGCCGCCTGGCTGATGGTGACGAATCAAACGCACAGCAGCTGCTCGATGCAGTGTCGGCGTCGGTAAGCCTGTCGTCCAAGAACAGCGTTGCCCACTATCGAAAGCTGCTGCCGAGTTTTGaaggccgagacgacgagaACTATGAGGCGGAAGCAGAGCTCGGGCCTATGGATGTCGCCATCAAGATGGCTTTGGTCGATCATGCCTTGACGATCAAGAGGTGTCTGGCTCTATTTTCGCGACGTGCCAGCGATATTGCCTCGCAAAAACACGTAGAGCTCACAGGAC ACTTTGAGAGGAGGTACGAGACCGAGATTGCCATGTTCGCACCTTCAACGCCAGCGCCACCGGCTTCGTCAACCCCGTCCACGGCGTTTAGACGCTCTCTTTCGTCTCTCGGTCACAGCCCGCAGTGGCCCAACATTGCAAGCCCGCTCATCGGAATCAAAGCCGAGGAGGCATCGATCGGCCAACGGGTTTCCCTGCGGCAACGCGGCACCCGGCTCAGCTTCCTTGCCGGGCGAAGGCAAGAACCAGAGCAAACCCCCGAGCCCGTAGGGGTGAACTCCGGAACGGACATGGCATCCGCCATCAGGCGCAGCTTGAGCAAGGGtgcacgtcgtcgacagaGCTTATTCATGTCCAAGTCCATGGACGGTGACTTTGGTCGCAACGAAGATGCCGGCATGGGAAGACGCAACAGCTCGGCAAGTAAGCAGAGCCTAGACAGAGGTTCCACAAAAGATGACAAGTCTCTCGACTCAGAGGGGCCTGGCTTAGTGAAGCGGGGAGGGAGTGTGAGGAAGAGGCTCAGCATGCTGAAGCTAGGCAAGAAAACCAGCAAAGTGAGTGGAGTCATGAGAAGTGTTGACGAAGAATAA
- a CDS encoding Centromere protein X has translation MPPKQASGSARGRPKGSKNKRPSAAAATESPESSDPFESLDDQEEIKASGSRSRQKISGAEEAEEQAESEKTIPKDLLTRVMHEFFAKDATRISRDANAATGKYVDVFVKEAIARAAVEKRGGFLEVEDLEKIAPQLLLDL, from the exons ATGCCGCCGAAGCAAGCGTCAGGTAGTGCTCGCGGTCGGCCCAAGGGCAGCAAGAATAAGCGTCCCTCAGCCGCGGCCGCGACCGAGTCTCCCGAGTCGAGCGACCCCTTCGAGTCGTTGGATGATCAAGAGGAAATTAAAGCCAGTGGCTCACGCTCTCGCCAGAAAATTTCAGGAGCAGAGGAGGCAGAAGAACAGGCTGAGTCGGAGAAGACGATCCCCAAGGACCTGTTGACGCGGGTTATGCACGAGTTCTTTGCCAAGGATGCGACAAGGATATCGCGAGATGCGAATGCGGCCACGGGCAAGTACGTGGATGTGTTTGTGAAGGAGGCGATTGCCCGTGCAGCAGTTGAGAAGAGGGGAGGGTTCTTGGAG GTCGAAGACTTGGAGAAGATTGCTCCACAGCTATTGTTGGACCTCTGA
- a CDS encoding diphthamide biosynthesis protein, whose product MSDDENVSIYDEIEIEDMTFDEAQQLYHYPCPCGDRFQIALDDLRDEQDIAVCPSCSLMIRVIFDLDDLPKPPPPANSDGQAIAV is encoded by the exons ATGTCGGACGACGAGAATGTCTCAATATACGACGAGATCGAGATCGAGGACATGACCTTTGACGAGGCTCAGCAACTCTACCACTACCCGTGTCCGTGCGGCGATCGCTTCCAAATCGCCCTCGATGATCTCCGTGACGAGCAGGACATTGCCGTCTGCCCCAGCTGCAGCCTGATGATTCGCGTCATCTTTGATCTC GATGATTTGCCcaaaccgccgccgccggccaacTCGGACGGCCAGGCCATCGCCGTCTAG
- a CDS encoding acetyltransferase, GNAT family: MGTPFITLLEPSKLEGYQAGVPHDDQSAQIPRAFLDAMAVRETVFVHEQQVPLENEFDDDDARSCHWVVYASINMTEELEVRDEDGNVVQPRRSSTRTTPIGTIRLVPFPHEPHPQNGGRYWNGVLEPAGDRRVAGLADASIPSKTPPTDRATSFHDGKEPYVKLGRLAVVKDFRGNKLAGLLVDTVLSWLKSNPTYFDPSITELGLEQLGASKETEIPKWRGLVYVHAQEQVVGAWTKWGFQVDDAMGRWWEEGIPHVGMFLRLRISSKEARILT, from the coding sequence ATGGGTACCCCCTTCATCACCTTGCTCGAGCCTAGCAAGCTCGAGGGATACCAGGCCGGAGTGCCCCATGACGACCAATCGGCACAGATCCCACGGGCGttcctcgacgccatggccgtccGCGAGACGGTTTTCGTgcacgagcagcaggtgccGCTCGAGAATgagttcgacgacgacgatgcccgtTCGTGCCACTGGGTCGTCTACGCCAGCATCAACATgaccgaggagctcgaggtgcgagacgaggacggcaacgtcGTCCAGCCTcggaggagctcgacaaggacgacgccCATCGGAACCATTCGCTTGGTTCCCTTCCCGCACGAGCCCCATCCCCAAAACGGCGGCAGGTATTGGAATGGAGTTTTGGAGCCGGCAGGCGACCGACGAGTGGcgggcctcgccgatgcGTCGATTCCAAGCAAGACGCCCCCGACGGACCGCGCTACCTCGTTCCACGACGGCAAGGAACCGTACGTGAAGCTCGGCAGGCTTGCCGTCGTAAAGGACTTTCGAGGGAAcaagctcgccggcctgctcgtcgacacgGTCCTGTCCTGGCTGAAATCGAACCCGACCTACTTCGACCCGAGCATcaccgagctcggcctcgaacAACTGGGTGCCTCGAAGGAGACGGAGATTCCCAAGTGGAGAGGACTCGTCTACGTTCACGCGCAGGAGCAGGTTGTGGGCGCCTGGACGAAATGGGGCTTCCAAGTCGATGACGCCATGGGCAGGTGGTGGGAGGAGGGCATACCGCACGTCGGCATGTTCCTGCGGCTGCGCATCAGCTCTAAGGAGGCCCGCATCTTGACGTAA
- a CDS encoding ADP,ATP carrier protein — MSTEKQKVLGMPPFVADFLMGGVSAAVSKTAAAPIERVKLLVQNQDEMIKAGRLDRRYAGIGDCFKRTMADEGALSLWRGNTANVIRYFPTQALNFAFRDKFKAMFGFKKERDGYGMWMLGNLASGGAAGATSMLFVYSLDYARTRLANDAKSTKGGGERQFNGLIDVYRKTLASDGIAGLYRGFMPSVAGIIVYRGLYFGMYDSIKPVLLVGSLANNFLASFALGWCVTTGAGIAAYPLDTIRRRMMMTSGEAVKYKNSFDAARQIIAKNGVKSLFNGAGANILRGVAGAGVLSIYDQLQMIMFGKAFKGGSG; from the exons ATGTCTACCGAGAAGCAGAAGGTCTTGGGCATGCCG CCCTTCGTGGCGGACTTCCTGA TGGGTGGTgtttccgccgccgtctcgaaGACTGCTGCCGCTCCCATCGAGCGTGTCAAGCTCCTCGTCCAGAACCAGGATGAGATGATCAAGGCCGGTCGTCTCGACCGCCGCTACGCCGGCATTGGTGACTGCTTCAAGcgcaccatggccgacgagggtgcTCTCTCCCTGTGGCGTGGCAACACCGCCAACGTCATTCGATACTTCCCCACCCAGGCCCTGAACTTTGCTTTCCGCGACAAGTTCAAGGCCATGTTCGGCTTCAAGAAGGAGCGTGATGGCTACGGCATGTGGATGCTGGGTAACCTGGCCTCCGGTGGT GCTGCTGGTGCCACTTCCATGTTGTTTGTCTACTCTCTCGACTACGCCCGTACTCGTCTGGCCAACGACGCCAAGTCCACCAAGGGTGGCGGTGAGCGCCAGTTCAACGGCCTCATCGACGTCTACCGCAAGACGCTCGCCTCTGACGGTATTGCCGGTCTCTACCGTGGTTTCATGCCCTCCGTCGCTGGTATCATCGTCTACCGTGGTCTCTACTTCGGCATGTACGACTCCATCAAGCCCGTCCTCCTGGTTGGCTCCCTCGCCAACAACTTCCTGGCCTCTTTCGCTCTCGGTTGGTGCGTCACCACTGGTGCCGGTATCGCCGCCTATCCTCTGGACACCATTCGACGACGCATGATGATGACCTCTGGTGAGGCCGTCAAGTACAAGAACTCCTTCGATGCCGCCCGCCAGATCATTGCCAAGAACGGTGTCAAGTCCCTGTTCAACGGTGCTGGTGCCAACATTCTCCGTGGTgtcgccggtgccggtgtCCTGTCCATCTATGATCAGCTCCAGATGATCATGTTCGGCAAGGCCTTCAAGGGTGGCTCCGGTTAA